Proteins from a genomic interval of Paenibacillus thermoaerophilus:
- a CDS encoding DUF5345 family protein, with translation MANERNKDAETSPEEETIRQLVAGWREMDEDAGDEVPDIRVFRRLVAETREREKAKARREWGIFLGAGGIAAGGALIALAAGWGWFAVYQGAAVVLAVAAGYALNDKSRKERGV, from the coding sequence ATGGCGAACGAACGCAATAAAGACGCGGAGACGTCCCCGGAAGAGGAGACGATCCGTCAGCTCGTCGCCGGATGGCGGGAGATGGACGAGGATGCGGGCGATGAGGTTCCGGACATTCGGGTATTCCGCCGGCTTGTGGCCGAAACGCGCGAGCGGGAAAAAGCGAAGGCGCGGAGGGAGTGGGGAATTTTCCTCGGAGCGGGCGGGATAGCCGCAGGCGGGGCGTTAATCGCGCTTGCCGCCGGATGGGGCTGGTTCGCCGTGTATCAGGGCGCGGCTGTCGTGCTCGCGGTGGCGGCGGGTTATGCCCTGAACGACAAAAGCCGGAAGGAGCGGGGGGTATGA
- a CDS encoding sigmaY antisigma factor component codes for MNTHPTAPWWLWVVLLAVLFAQGSFLFGHARRHGRFPWIWGLWGFVSFPLPTIVYVLYYAWTGKRNGGHDKSGGEAP; via the coding sequence ATGAATACGCATCCGACGGCCCCATGGTGGCTGTGGGTCGTGCTGCTGGCCGTGCTGTTCGCCCAAGGCTCGTTTCTGTTCGGACATGCGCGCAGGCACGGCCGGTTTCCTTGGATATGGGGACTGTGGGGGTTCGTTTCGTTTCCGCTGCCGACGATCGTGTATGTTCTTTATTATGCGTGGACCGGCAAAAGGAACGGCGGCCACGATAAATCGGGAGGAGAAGCGCCATGA